One Microcebus murinus isolate Inina chromosome 10, M.murinus_Inina_mat1.0, whole genome shotgun sequence DNA segment encodes these proteins:
- the LRTM2 gene encoding leucine-rich repeat and transmembrane domain-containing protein 2, which translates to MLAPGSHPKQRTRPALQWRQVSWITCWIALYAAEALPACPFSCRCDSRSLEVDCSGLGLTSVPPDVPGATRTLLLLNNKLSALPSWAFANLSSLQRLDLSNNFLDQLPSSIFGDLTNMTELQLRNNSIRTLDRDLLQHSPLLRHLDLSINGLAQLPPGLFDGLPALRSLSLRSNRLQNLDRLTFEPLVSLQLLQVGDNPWECDCNLREFKHWMEWFSYRGGRLDQLACTLPKELRGKDMRTVPMEMFNYCSQLEDESSSAGLGIPGPPCTKASPEPAKPKLGAEPEPETSTACPQKQRYRPASVRRAIGTVVIAGVVCGIVCIMMVAAAAYGCIYASLMARYHRELKRRQPLVGRPEGEHEGQKQVSSVA; encoded by the exons GGATCACCTGCTGGATCGCCCTGTACGCTGCGGAGGCGCTCCCCGCCTGCCCTTTCTCCTGCAGGTGTGACAGCCGCAGCCTGGAGGTGGATTGCAGTGGTTTGGGCCTCACGTCGGTGCCCCCGGACGTGCCGGGTGCCACCCGAACCCTCTTGCTCTTGAACAATAAGCTGAGTGCCCTGCCAAGCTGGGCTTTCGCCAACTTGTCCAGCCTGCAGCGGTTGGACCTGTCCAACAACTTCCTGGACCAGCTGCCCAGCTCCATTTTCGGCGACCTGACAAACATGACTGAGCTGCAGCTGCGCAATAACAGCATCAGGACCCTGGACAGAGATCTGCTGCAGCACTCGCCACTGCTCCGCCATCTGGACCTGTCCATCAACGGTCTGGCCCAGCTGCCCCCTGGCCTCTTCGATGGGCTCCCGGCTCTGCGCTCCCTCTCACTCCGCTCCAACCGCCTACAGAATCTGGACCGGCTGACGTTTGAGCCCCTGGTGAGCCTGCAGCTGCTGCAGGTGGGGGACAACCCCTGGGAGTGTGACTGTAACCTGCGTGAGTTCAAACACTGGATGGAGTGGTTCTCCTACCGAG GGGGCCGCCTGGACCAGCTTGCCTGCACCCTCCCCAAGGAGCTGAGGGGGAAGGACATGCGCACGGTCCCCATGGAGATGTTCAACTACTGCTCCCAGCTGGAGGACGAGAGTAGCTCGGCCGGGCTGGGTATTCCTGGGCCACCCTGCACCAAGGCCAGCCCGGAGCCTGCCAAGCCCAAGCTCGGGGCCGAGCCGGAGCCGGAGACCAGCACGGCCTGCCCCCAGAAGCAGCGGTACCGGCCAGCGAGTGTGAGGCGCGCCATCGGCACGGTGGTCATCGCGGGGGTGGTGTGTGGCATCGTCTGCATCATGATGGTGGCGGCCGCTGCCTATGGTTGCATCTACGCCTCCCTCATGGCCAGGTACCACCGCGAGCTCAAGAGGCGCCAGCCCCTGGTGGGGCGCCCCGAGGGTGAGCATGAGGGCCAGAAGCAGGTCTCTTCTGTGGCCTGA